Genomic window (Equus przewalskii isolate Varuska chromosome 12, EquPr2, whole genome shotgun sequence):
TAATTCACACGTAGGGCTTTTCCCAGCCTTGGAAAGTCACACACACAAGATGAAAGAAAGGATGGTTCTTGTAGGAAGTACTCATCACAAATCCAGTGAGACTATAAACGTAAAATAGATGTTATTGTACCCAACACTTTGTCTAAGATCTATCATTATCCCTGATCCAAAAAGCTGTGTGGAGTAAACCTGCCCCAAGGCTTTAGAGAAAGGAGGCGTGCTTTCAAAGGCTATCACAAAGCCTAGATGGGCATGAACTCTACTGTGCAGAAAGATGGATGAGGTGCTGCTCACATCAAAGCACCAGGACCTTTCCTTTTGAAGTGGGAATACTTGGCAGACACATTTCCATCGGCTTTTAACTTCAGTAGGAAGAATGGCCCGTATCATAAATGTAGAGAATTATTTAACTGATAAAGTCGTTTAGAAGTCACACGAAAAATATGTAATCTGTTCTTAACATTCAAAAGCAGAAAGTTCCCTCCctcctcatttcatttctttggtttcGGTTTTTAAAACGTGGACTCCTTCATTTCTTGCCTAGGGGAAGAGTACATTTGCTGAGACAGCCTCAGCCAAGGCCAGGATATTCATGTAACTCTCAACAATCAGGTGGGGACAGCTGAAGTCAAGATCTAGGAGACCCACGGTTCAGAACAATTTTCTTAAGTGGTACAAATGCAGTTACCTGTTCCATGGGTATCCGGAGTACTGCATTTTATTAACTCTCATGTCATCAATTACCAGCAAAGCTCTACTCTTTGTCACGGCAATGTCACCCACCCTGTGGACATAAGGGTCTTCTGGTGTTCCCTAAGCAGTCTGATGTTTCCAGGGGCCTTCCTGAACAGTTCCGAGACGGACGTTTAGTTACAATGTAAGTGAATAGGTCATAGTGTTCTTTACGGCAGATAGAGCGTGAGAATACTGTGGTCATCTGTTTGGTTTCAAGAAGCAGGACGCTAGTTCTGTCTGCAACATACTTACAAGCCATTTTTGGAGAAGCCTGGCTTCAAAAACGGTTATTTGCCCTGCTCttcttgtggtggtggtggtggttttacTACTTTGAGAGGTTTAGTCTCCAAGGGGACGCTCTTAGCCATGTCCACTTGTGGACTCATGTGCGCAGTTAGCACAAGGCAGGAGAAAGAGCAGGGGCACGGGGTCCATGTTCCTACCTTGCTGGGTCATCATGGACTAGTCATTTGTCGTCTtccccccaaacctgctcctcttccACTAACCCTCAGTGAATGGCATCTGAGGGATGCTGAATAACGGCCCCCAGATATATCAGGtcctaatccctgggacctgCAGATTTCACTTTACTTGGAAAAAGCGACTTTGCAGACGTGATGAAGTTAAGGCTCTttagatggggagattatcctggattatccgggtggGCCTTGAATGCAATTATAGTTGTCCTTAGAAGAGAGTGGTCAAGCGGGGTTTGAGTCAGATACGGAGAGAAGGCGAGGCGctgatggagcagagagagatgcAAAGATGCTGGCCTAGGAGACCGGAGCGAtgcagccacaaaccaaggaatgacAGCAGCCCCCGCAccctgtccttcctccctccagcccagccctcctgctgCCGTCAGAGGGGTTCTTCTCCAATGGAGATGTGACCACGTTCATCTGCAGTGAAACTCCGTCGGTGGCACCTCAAACTCTCCCTTCTTGGCCTGGTCTGAGAGGCCCTTCACCATCTGTGCCCTCGTCTTCTCCCCTGACCCACACACCCAACTCCACCCCCCATGTCACTCATGCGCACCCTCACTCCCCGACACGTTCCCTGGGGCCCTGCTGAGCTCTCCTGGGTTCCCCAGGTGACTAGGCTGTTTCATGTGCATGTCACAcctgtgagagaaagaaagtcaTCTTACCTCAACCGTATGCCAGCACAGGCATGGCAGAAGTCACTTTGTGCGTTACAAAATGGCCCTGTGAAATTATAAACCAGAACTAGGATGCCCAGATCCTTCCCTCCAAAGGGCTGATAGTTGAAACACTTCTCTGAACTTCCACAGGCAAACATATTCATATTCCAAATCATGTTTTCCAATACCGTtaaaaatgtccatcaataaaaatacaatattgcAACATAAATGGTTATTAGAATTATCCAATATAAAATGCCAACCTAAACAGTTaggtggaatattatgcagctgtaaaaaaggGACGAGGCAGCTCTATCTGTATTGACACAAATTCCCAAGATAAAAAAGCGTAAAAAACAAGTTGTAGAAAAGTGTCAACAGTTTACTACCATCTCCACTCACAAATCACATGTGCGTGTGCCCAGACGGCCTGACAGAAGACGCAAGGTAGGGGCTGCCTGAGAGGGACCGGGGCTCAGGGACAGAGGAGACAGGGCGACTTCTTCATTGAACGTCTTCATGTAACTCATGCACGTGTGGCCTATTAAAACTTAACACATTTTTCTCGATTCAAGAACTTACGGGGTTGTACCCTGCCCATTAACATAAATGAAAGCTGCTGGGTTAATTTTTCTCTTGAGCTCTTGGATAATCattaaaaatcagataaaaataacttctttttgtCTTGGAGCTGGATTCTCAAGATTAATTATTACTACTGCAGCTATTATGTAAAGCTGATTTGCTCCAGTTGCCAGTAACGTTATTTTGTGTTCCTTATGTATGTTCCCACTGAGAGCAGGTCAGGCGGGAAGTTAACCTGGGCTTAAAATGTGCTCACAGGTAAGCCAGGCAGTTCACTCAGGGTTCACTGGGGTTCAGTGGAAATTTACCAGGGGATTGTCATTATCTGCAAAAGCCACTCTCCCAGATGGCCCACACAGCCACAGTTCAGCCTCGTCACTACAAAAGGGAAAGGCATGGGGGCATATACATGACTTTCTCTTCAGCGTCTCTACTTTTCTCCCACTCTCAGTTGAAAAGATCGACATCTAACTTTCGATCTGCTTAATGTATTTTCAGGTTGGCTatgttaaaaaattacaaatataaaaattatgactGAACAGTAACTCCTAAGATTAAAACAAACTCTCTTGTACAATAAACTAAAACTCACCATATTTGGTTATTCTGAGCTTTAACTCTTTTGAGCACTTTCACAAATTAGGTGTTATGACAACATGACATTGTTTTTACTTGTATTACACGAAATAATATTGAAGAATTAAATTCCTCTGAGATGATAAACaactttttagaaaatgtatGTTTCCACCTTCCCATGTGAGGCGGTATCGAGATATCAAGGACatctagataaaaataaaatcttggagaGGTTAAATGTGaacattcttcaaaaatatccTAGGTGAACGGTACACTAATATTCCTAGcaaattattcacaataaccaacagacgaatggataaactaaatgtggtctatccacacagtggaatattattgagccttaaaaaggaaggaagttctgacacctgccacaacacggatggaccttgaggacattatgctgagtgaaataagccaggcacaaaaggacaaacactgtgaCTCCACTTGTAGGAGGCCCCTGGAGCAGTCAGAtgcacagagacaggaagagaacggcgggtgtcaggggctggggggggcgggcagggtgGGGACGGGGAGTTAGCGTTTAATGggggcagagtttcagtttgggaagatggaaagttctggagagggaTGATGGTGACGGTtgaacaacaatgtgaatgtacttaatgccacagaactgtacacttaaaaatggtcaaaatggtaaattttatgttatgtatattttaacacaattttaaaaaagataatgtttttaaaattaaaaaattatcctaaGTGAGCAGGTAAACCTCCTGGTAAGTTTACAATGAAAATATCATTGCATTTCTTACGATAATAACaggaataatattttgaaaatattcacctaccaaattcttttatttatttttttaagatttttaaaattcttcctttttctcccaaagcccccctggtacacagttgtatattttagttgtgggtccctctggttgtgctgtgtgggatgccgcctcagcatggcttgatgagcggtgccatgtccatgcccaggatccgaaccagcaaaactctgggctgtggaagtggagcgtgcgaacttaaccactcggccacggggccggcccctcacctgcCAAATTCTTGATTCCCCCGAAAATCCTGTTTTTCTCCCAGGAAGCTGTGAGTTGAGAATCAACTGGACAGGCCGACTGTGGCAAGGGGCAAAGTGATCCTGCCATACAGACATAGAGACCTGGGACGGGGGAGGCCACAGCTGCCTCTGAGatgtgcagggccagccccagccaggacTGGGCTGAGTCAGCCTGGGGAGCGCTGGTCCCACGGGTGGAGCCCAGGCCACGAACCTTCCCAGCCTTGGACTTGGCAGGAGACCGCCAGTAGGGTGGCCAGAGACATCTTGACAGAGGTCAGGGAGGAAACCTGAGGACCTGCCCTCAGGACAGCTGCCCCACCCCAAGAATGGCACAAACCCTGTCCAGGCACCCTGACACCGTCtcggggagaaggcagagggagtggACTGTAACAGTGAGCTGATGAGATATTTATCCCAGAGCCTGAACTAACCTGAAAACTTTGAAACTGCAAGAGGGgaaatacagttgattctcattattcgcGGTCATTGTGTTCTGCAAAGTCACCGCGAACACTGGATTAGTGAACAACGAACCATCGCTCCCGGGGAAaaacagggttaggttcctgcacACCTCTgatcacaacattttcatcaaccatCAATATGTAACGTTGTCTTATGTGTGCTTCTGTTTAAAGACGCTTTATTTAATGTAGGTTCTGGCTTCACTGACATTGGACCCCCAgccaacagcactgtaactcaTGCTGAACGAGGCTTATCTAAGGCCTGTTTTCCTCCGTGAGGCACCTCCCAGCCTTCTTGCCCTCAGGAACACTAGACAGCGCTTCAGCACTAcgtttgggggccattttaaacagcaaaatcaccaatgAAAAGCACAAGCATGCAAAATGTGGCACTGAACAGACGGTGACGGGGACCCTCGTTTACAGGAGGAGAGCTGAAGCAAGAGGGCAGGGTGCTGCGTTgttcagcctcagctgggaacgTGCGCATCTACCTATTCAGACTTCTTGCCCCTCTGAGTAACTGTGAAAGCTCTGTGAGTGCCGAGTTGGGGGTTACAAACAAATTCTAGCGAGCAGACCAATTCGCAAATAACGGAATCCACGACTGAGGATCGACTGTATCTTCCTTTGGCATCGTCACTGCTCCAGGTCCCTCATGGTCTCAGAGGATGGGAGCGTGAGAATGAGACCAATCACAGAAAATGAAGAGTCTACAACTTTTCCCATATCCAAAGCACAGGACTTAAGTTTTTGACTCTATGTCACCAGTACTTAGAAGAATAAAATGGACGCTGCGTGAGGCAAGGATGTTTATCTGTTTAGTTCATGCTGTATGTGGGCAGCAGCTGGAAGAGTGCAGCACACGGAAGATGCTCAACACGTCGGGCTTTATTGAGTGAATTAAGGATGAAAATGACGCTCAAACCAATACACATGGATTAAACTACAGTTGTATCATTGGGCTTTGACAGTTACAACTCCACAATTTTTATAACTTGACATATGTGAGAGGGAAAAACAACCACCTCAGTTCTCCAGCTCTTTGGAGAGGTCTGGGGCAAAGGAAGCAGAATTGAATAACAGGATTTTCTCAAGTGAACTGCGGACAGAGAATAGATGGCATGAGTCAACTCCCTGGCTGACGGTACCTTTGAGCAGACAAGGAGAACTTCTACGGCCACAGGCAGCTGGTCAAGGCGGCTGAGCTGCACTGGGAAAGAAGCGGACGTCTCTGGGGATGCGGAGGAGGCCAGGTGGAGGCCGGTTAGGTCATGATTGACATCTCCTCCCGATCGCGGCTCTCAGACACCGAGCTGACTACGCTCTTTAAGTACTTGATGAATTCCAGCCGGATCTCCTCGGGGTCATCCTCGAGGTTCGAGTGCACCAGCCTCAGCCTGTTCAAGGGCGGCGCTTTAGAAGGAAAACAATGTAATTAGGCATGAACTTTTCATGAGGGGCCACTTCGAGCTCCACTGACCCGAGAGTTAATAGAAGCCATTTCGTTTAAATTTCTAAAGTCCAAAACTAAAGTTGTGTCTGCTTGGCATAATTTAACAGGAAGGTTTGTACCACACTGCCCCCTGGCAATAGAAAAACTCTGTTCTGACACCAGAAAGGAAGAGATTTCTGACTATTCTGAGTGTTTTCCATGATCACTTTGTCACCTCTGTAATGGTGTGTGTCATGTGCAAATTGGAGTTTTTCTTGAGAAAAGGCCAGTCAGAAAAGTGTCCCTAATAGCACTGATAAGTGGCCAAAACTAGCGTTTTTCCTCTCTCAGTGTCTGCCTGCTTTTAAGGGTCCTGGCCGAGATGGTATGACAGGTCTCCCAACTCGGCCATTCTGATTTCTCACTGATAGTGAGAAGACCAAATGCCTAGGACACAGGAGGCACTCAGTAACAGCACACAGCTGCTGGTTTCAGACATACAGCCATATACCAACGCCCAGAACATTCGAGACAAGAGCAGCAAGAACTCCAGTCTCCTTACACAGGGACAGGCTTCCTCTGTCACTCCCAGAGCCTGGTTTGTGGTGCGCAATTAAGAGACACTGCGTGTCCTGTAAGAGCTGCTGCTGGACGAAGCAGGAGTACCACATCTCGAGCTCCTTCAGGTGGCTCGGCATGTCGGCATTGAAGACGATCACCACGCCGTGCGCATCCTTCATCAGGGCTGGCCAGCAAGACTCAAACCTGCGAGGCGGACAAGCATTCGGAGTGTGTGCCAGGCGGTTCTGGTTTCTCACTGTGGACTTTAAACATAATATCTTCGTCTTAATAATTGCTAAATGGCTTCTCACTGGATCATAACTCAACCACTGAACTTTCAAGAGCAGTGCCTATCACCAAAGAATGGATCAAGCCCCTCATGCACGCTACGAAGTGTGCCGGGCCGAGTCCAAGGCGCCCGGCAGGCAGCTGATTTTTGAATCATTTGACGAAGCAAACTCTCTTAAAAGGAAACGTACTTGGGGTCGCCACCACAATCCCAGAGCTCAAATTCACAGCCCGCGCCTTTGTTGTTGCTGGTCACGTGCAGGTTCTCAAATTCCAGGATCCTACAGCAAAACAAGAGCAGCATCTCTACCTCGGTAACAGTGCACTGCTGGAAGGCCACCCGCACCACAAGGAGGGGGGCGGTGACGGACGGGGGCGCTCCGGGACACAGACCACTCAGGGCTCACCTCACTCCTTGGGTTGGGTTGTATTCGGTGATGTCAGAGGATTCTGTCAGGAAGTTGGCCAAAACGGTTTTTCCACTCTGTGAAAATAGAGATGCTAAAGATCTTTGCAGAAGAGCACAAAAGtaaatggtaaatgagcactcCAGAAGCTGGCTTGGAACGAGGCATGATGGAGTACAGGCCACGGCCACCCAGATCTCTCGATCACGGGGCTAGATCGCGGGGCAGAGGGTTCTCTCTGGCTGGTGGACCTCGCTGCCGTGCTCTATGCGCTGCGCGCAGCCTGCTCGGGACCCAGGGAGCACGGGGTTCCAGCACTGGCTCTGCCGCTGGGTGACTTTACCCACTGACTTCCCCGCTGGCTCTCAGTGAACTTATCCGAGGATAACAGAAAAcaatcgtgtgtgtgtgtctctctcctcaCTTGCTCCTCTCCACCTCTTCTAGAAAGCCCAGTCTGTCACAGACATGAAgccactgaggcccagaaagtggAAGGGAGTTCCTCAAGGGCACACAGAAGTTCAACGTCAAAGCTGGGTCCCAGGTCTGGGGACAGGTGGCTGGCAGTGCTGCCCTCTCACGTTGGGCTGTTTCTCCTTGTAGCTAAGACAAGGAATACACGTTCctctaagaaaattaacaaaactgcCCCCCTGGTCCCTCCAACCAAagcatccatctgtccatccatcccaTTCACTCCCCAAACATAAACAACTATGACATACTTTCCAGATCTTTTCTATAAATTTGcatcatttacttaaaaaatactgTACATTTCTGAATGTAAAACAAGCTTTTGGTTTTTTCTggtgagattggccctgagctaacacccgttgccaatcttcctctttatgctgaggaagatatgccctgagctcACAagagtgcccatcttcctctattttgtacgtgggaggccaccgcagcatggcttgatgagcagggcatAGGTCCGCGCCTAGGAcctgaacctgccaaccctggaccaccgaagcagagtgcacgaacttaaccactacgtcgctgggccagccccaaacaagctttttttccctccctcaaaATTATTCCTCAGAAGAAAGGGAATCTCCCACACTTGAGAACTTATGAAAATCTCTCGAATCATGCCCTGTTCCCTTAATTACTTTTCTTTGAACAACAATTGCTTGACTAGAATCACCTCAATTAAACCAG
Coding sequences:
- the IFT22 gene encoding intraflagellar transport protein 22 homolog isoform X2 encodes the protein MKDAHGVVIVFNADMPSHLKELEMWYSCFVQQQLLQDTQCLLIAHHKPGSGSDRGSLSLSPPLNRLRLVHSNLEDDPEEIRLEFIKYLKSVVSSVSESRDREEMSIMT
- the IFT22 gene encoding intraflagellar transport protein 22 homolog isoform X1, with protein sequence MLKAKILFVGPSESGKTVLANFLTESSDITEYNPTQGVRILEFENLHVTSNNKGAGCEFELWDCGGDPKFESCWPALMKDAHGVVIVFNADMPSHLKELEMWYSCFVQQQLLQDTQCLLIAHHKPGSGSDRGSLSLSPPLNRLRLVHSNLEDDPEEIRLEFIKYLKSVVSSVSESRDREEMSIMT